The nucleotide sequence ACGGGCTGGCAGGTTGTATATAAAATTGCCAGCGGCAGGCCGCCGAATATTTTTTCTCATCGCCGGTGCATACCTCCCTCTGACAAAGACAAGACGTCCGTTGACACATTTGAACTTGAACAATAAACCTAAGCACAATGAGCTCCCCCAAGGTAGTCATCATTGGCGCCACCGGTGCACACGGCCGAGAGATTATCAAGGGCCTGTTGGAATCCCCCACAAAATTCGTAAGTTTTGGCTTTTCCCCGGTGTAAGAAGACATCAAAGCACCCGCCGTCTGACAACACAACGAACACACTTCCCCTTCGCTTCACCAGGACATCAACACAATCAGCCGCAAAGCCAGCGTGGATAAGCCGCAGAATGCAGCGCTCCGAGAAAAGGGCGTCAAGGTGTTTGGCGTCGACATGCTCGGCCCGCGGGAGGAGCTGGTCAACGTCCTCCGGGGCGCCGATGCCGTGGTCGCGCCCATCGACTTTGACAACTTTGAGGAGCAAAAGGCCCTCGTCGACGCCTGCAAGGAGGCGGGCGTCAAGCGGCTCACGCCCAGCAACTTTGCGCCCGTCATGCCGGCGTACAACGTCATGGGGATGCGCGAGACGGTGAGTAAGGGACCAAAGGGGGTTTCGAATGCCGGTATCCAAGTCGGCAATAGACTTTTTGCTGGCTGCCGGTTTGCTAACTGCAACTCGGGTGTTTCCATTGGCACAGAAAGAAGCAACCATAAACTACATCAAGGAGCAGAGGGTTCCCTACACCATCATCGACGTCGCGTGGTGGTATCAGAACCTCCCCTTCAAAATTCCCTCTGGCAGGACAGACTACATGTCGGAGATCCTCAACGACGACGCACGCATCATCGGCACCGGCGACGTACCCAtcgccttttccaacctgCGATCAATCGGCACCCACGTGGCGAGGATCCTTGCGGACCCTCGGACCATCAACAAGTACGTCCACATTTGGGACGAGGTCTTGACCATGCACCAAGTCGTCGAGACGTTGGAGGAGGTTAGCGGTGAGAAGGTGGAGCGAGTCTACGTAAGTTTATCCAAATGACCTCCCTGATAGTGACTTGAAACATCCGGTATACCCCTGAGCCCTCCGGTTGGGAGAGGGAAGGGGGAACAAAGAACTAGGCTTGTGGGTCAGAACTGACGGTTGTGCAAAAAAATGTAGAACACCCAAAAGGATATGGAGGAGACCATGGCAAAATGCAAAGCCAAGCTCGCGGCGGATCCAAAAGACCAAGACGCCGGGATGGAGCTGACCGTCACCCAGTACTTTTACTCCATGGGCGTGCGCGGGGACAGCACGCCCGAGGTGGCCGACTACCTGGGCTACCTCGACAGCCGCCGCCTCTACCCGGACATCAAGGCGTCCACGCTGCGGGAGTATTACAAGACGGTTCTTGAAGGCAAGGAGGCCAACCCTTATGCCAGCTCATAAGGGGGTCTCTTGGCAGGAAAGGTGTGGGGCTATATGTAGCCGTAAACTGGTATCAAGTTCACTGCAGCATCTCTCATTAAATCGTGATAAAACATCCAGCCTCCCACATTAATTCCAGCCCATCCCTATCTCATATCAAAACCATAGCTCCCCCGACCAAAGCCGCCGCCCCGGCCAACACCCCAGCGTTCCCCGTAGCCCTCGGCACGCCATTCGTAGAGGAAGACGTCGGCGTGAGGTTGACCTCGGCAAAGTCGGTCTGGGTGACGGTGACGGCGATGGATGTGACCAGCGGCCTCGAGGGAAACGGCGTCACGTCGGCCTGCGTAGAAAAGGCCTCGGGGCCTATGGTCATGGCGGGGCCCAGGCTCGAGCTCCCCGAGGGCAGCACCGTTGAGATGTGCACCCTGTTGACGCCGTAGGATCCCGTGCATTCCGCCCTGTCATCGACCGATGTGCACTCTCCACTGACGATGCTGCATATATTGGGCGggtcagaaaaagaaaaaaaaactaaacGTCGAATGCTTGCTCTAGAATCTTCAACCTACACGACGGTGTTGATGCCAGTGAGCGTTGACGTGTTGGCCATGGACGTCCAGGCGTCGGCCCGCGTGTACTCCATGCTGACGATCGATGCGCCGCTGGTGTAACGCAGGACGAGGCCCGGCCAGTAATACGTCGGGTGCACGGCAGTCGTCGTCCTGGGTCCACCAAACTCTATAACGTTGACATGGGTCTGCCCTACGAGGGTCCACTGCGCAAAGTCATTGTCGTTGTAGAAGGCGCTCCCGTTGATCTGCGTCGGCACCGCTCCGCTGGGGATGTCTTTGGGCCACCAGAGCCTCGTCATCATGGATGCCGCCGTTGGCGCGGCGGCTTGGCCCTGGACCAGAGCACGTTGCCCGGCGAGCACCGCGGTGACCAGCCTGAGGACAGTAGGAGCCATGATCGACGATGGGCAGAGTTTTGGTGGTGATGCAAGTTTGGCAGATGCTAaaaggaaataaaaaaataaaaccaaaTTAAACATCTCAAAGCGCTTAACCCTCCCAGCTTGCAGGTAAGCTTTATACGGTATTTACTATGACGTGGGCCATTTGGGTTGCCGACGAGCCGCGCCCAGCTCGCGAGCAATTGGACCAGACGCACTGTTTCTGCGGTAGTATATGCTTGGCTGGCAGCGCCAGCGTCAGCAAAATGACATCAGTGAAAACCACTACTCTGCACCACCACACCAGTTAGCTACAAGTACCCCAGATTCAACATGCATGCCAATACTGTAGGATCCATGCCCCCATTGGTGCTTTCTATCCTCGCACTTCTTTTGAAGCTGCTTCCACAGAAAATGGAAATATCAAGATCACGCGCACAAGACTAGACCGGCCGATGAGAGCTGGGTATACACGTGTCTGCAACTGGGTGGGAAACGAACTGGTCGTGATTACATTTTTCAAAGGACGAGGACGGCGCAgcatggcctggtgttatgGTCTGCATCATCGTGCAATTGC is from Pyricularia oryzae 70-15 chromosome 2, whole genome shotgun sequence and encodes:
- a CDS encoding isoflavone reductase codes for the protein MWRGEFTMSSPKVVIIGATGAHGREIIKGLLESPTKFDINTISRKASVDKPQNAALREKGVKVFGVDMLGPREELVNVLRGADAVVAPIDFDNFEEQKALVDACKEAGVKRLTPSNFAPVMPAYNVMGMRETKEATINYIKEQRVPYTIIDVAWWYQNLPFKIPSGRTDYMSEILNDDARIIGTGDVPIAFSNLRSIGTHVARILADPRTINKYVHIWDEVLTMHQVVETLEEVSGEKVERVYNTQKDMEETMAKCKAKLAADPKDQDAGMELTVTQYFYSMGVRGDSTPEVADYLGYLDSRRLYPDIKASTLREYYKTVLEGKEANPYASS